The genomic window caggggaattcatctctgcagtccggagagGAGCTTTTATTCTGGGGATTCTCCAGGTTCCACTGGAGGCTAGAATCCCTGAACAGTGGtcggaatgccagcctccagctgagatCTGTAGATCccatgtctggggtttcttgaagcctgaagaatatttcaggggtttctcaatgctaaaactAACATGGAGGCAGTAATTAagaaacccactgtaagttctttaccacccaatgttttcatgtttgattataACATACATTtgtgatttactttgatattgaactgaactgaagaatctacagactgaaaggttttcaattcttcaagcaaattttgctattaatgaaatattttaattgaaggaagacATTATGAgaaatttatgaattatttgatgtttattgttattatcaatTACTACCACATAGCATTTCTCATTGTTTCCCACCTGAAGCCTGGCATCCcagcacctccatgggatctagAGAGTCCCGCCTCTcaagtagtccttttctccagggggactgatctctgttgcctggaaatcaccTGCACTTCAAGCAAATCCCCAAGTCCTAACTGAAGATTTGCACCCGACAACCTATttagggcacagtgccacagagttccccccttcaaagtggccatttaatCTCCAGCAGCCTGAAGATGATTTGTCATTGCAGATTCCCCCCTTCAATACAACCATTTTCCATTTgggatctctatagtctgcagatgacctccaattccagaagatttccagGCAACACCTTGGGGTTGGTGACCCCTGTGTTAGGAAAACTCCTTTGGAGGCAGGACTTCAGTGGTCTGGGAAACCCAGCTTGGCTTCTGCATTCTGcctccctgtctgtctgtcttccttccttatcCTTCCCATGATTTACGCTTTTGCCTTGTAGTCAACCCACCCATGATTTACACTTTTGCCTTGTAGCCAGCCCCAAGGAAGGAAACagtgcatcctagtgcccgttGTTTCCCTAGGTGcagcaggctttgcctctagtgcatATATAAATACATTATTCCTTTATGAAATGTTATTATTACAGCTGATTTTGGGAGATTTTTATAATGTAGACTGTGATTTCTCTCTGGTTCCTTCTGAAGACCTCAAATAACTTTCTAGAAAGGTAACTTTGAGGCATATGATTTACCAATTGCCtggaggaaaatataaaaggccACTTTGCTCCCCCAACTGCTTTATGCAACAAAGTCTGGCTGAAAGCTAACTGCAGTCAGCAATTTTATCCACAGTAACAACCCTAGATCGATTCAGTGTATGCAGAAGTCCTGCTGATAATCATGAAGGGGTCTCCAAGCATGCTGAAAACATCATAATTGTCTTCCACTTAAAATACTTGAGAGGCAACTAAAGCTTTAGAGTGACAGGAAAGGACTATTGATCCCTTGATGGGCCACATGCATGTCTAAAAATGACTTTTGCTTTCTGTTAATCTGCTATCTTGGCCCATTTCAGTTTAATTCATGCATTTAAAGAATAATGAATGCTGAAATGGTAGCAAATGGCATCTTCTATGTCACTATTAAAAACTCTTAACCTTCTTCTAAGAAGTTAGGAACCATACCTGGTTCTCCTATCTTCCATTTAATCTTCCCATTAAAACTGTAAAATAAGTTAAGCTGAGAGACAGTGACAAACAGAAGATAAGTGAGAATTTACTGCAGTCTTCCTACTTAGTAGTGTCTTTGCAGTCCTAGTGTGACATACTATACCTCACTGATGTCCTAGTGACATAAGACATGGAACATGAACTGGTGTGTGGTTATCCCAATCTGACTCAGAACCAGATGTACCACTAAAAGTATTTTACTGCTTGCTAtatgttatgtatggcaggaccctgctctatagactggcatactgtcccccAACAACCAGTTGCAACCCTCAGTAGTCTAGGCTTATTCCAAAGCCAGACACTATTAAAGTCTGCCAAAACCCAGAAGGGTCAGACTCCCCAGCTTGCTCCTAGCCACAGGTTCAACAAGACAGCTGCAGCCTGGGTcatgtcttgccttcctctcttccaCCCCACTCCATTATATTGCTGACTGAGAGGCTGGCAGAACCACgtttgcctagaggcttctaAGCAATCTCCTTTGTCTCACACCTCTGACTCACTCAAAGCCACTTTGCCAGGGGAAATTGTTTCCCTTGCCTCCATAGCTAaacccattgagacatgatggtttcctttatttgagtttttcagcacccatctctggacctggctaggccatttcccaacttcatacccatggaaaattccatcatgtgctcaccttaCCCCTATCATGCCCCTCATCATAAGATCAGGATGACCCCTTCTcccaaaaacatataaaaactctGACTTTGGCAAGCCAAAGTGTGCATCTGATTCAGACCCCTTCACACTGCTGGCTGGTCATATTGCTTTCTGCCTCTctgctcttcaggactggtaaatatactgattgcaatccttccccccccccttttattttcctcTCCACTTGACTCTTAGTGTGCCAGATATGAttgtctatttcttttattattttcttcttaCTATAACCACCTGATGTCTGCCTTGATTTCAAAAGGGTTCAattacctcataaacattggcaaacattACCAATCTCTTGTAAAGCAGCTCCCCATTCCTTATATATAGACACATGTTTTGGACATGTCTTGGACATGTGTGTGGGTTTCTGGTAACATGTAGCCCAAAAGCACtatgagggggaggagggaattttGTCTTCACTCCGACATGATTGTCCTTATTGAAAATGGTGTGGGGAGCCTTTTGCTGAACTGTTGGGCTGAAAATGGTACCAGGCACATGATCCCCAGCACTATGAGTCCAAGAAAGGGGCAACAAGACCTCCATGGCCATTTCCACTAAGGAAAGCAGCATGGGATGGAAGTCTAAACCCCCTCCCTTGCAGTACTCCTGAGCGATGTCAAGCAATTAAGTACTTTCTGAAGTGAGTCCCATGATAATGTAAGTCCCCCAACTTGACATGTGTCACATGACTCATGTAGCTATGCCCTTTCTTTAATGTAGGGTCAAAATTGCTAGTTGGACCTCTTTCTTTAACTATCTGGttactttatttcttttaaatttgcTTAATATTTCTCCAATGCAGgtaagcaaaacaaaataaaagatgtAGTATAAGACCTAAAGCCAAATTTTAGGGAGATTTTAGGGAGACTAAAGGTTAGATGTTATCTTTTTTTAGGGAGACTAAAGGTTAGATGATATCTTTGCAAATCACAGTTGCTTGAGATACTTTGTGGCATATGATTCGGAAATATTAATGGAAGGCTGTTGTTTTTTGTAACGTACAGAACAAATTATAGTGATCATCCTAATTTTTCATTTCTAGCAGCTGGGATTATTAATCTTTCCACTGGAATTCtaggtggttttctttttttctttttcttttcttttttctttttgttctctgGTACAAAGCAGTCAGAGAACATGTGGATGTGTTGCTTGGCTCTTTGAGCTATCAATCATTTAATTTGCCAGGCAGATTTCATTCCTAGAAAGCCTTGAATGTACGAGATTGATGTTTCTTTGAACTGAGTTTGACTAAATGGAAAGAACAGCATCTCACAGCAGTGCCATTCCTGTTCTAAAGAGAGTGAAAATGATTAGAACTGGCTTTAGTAAATAACACACAAAATGGGAGGTTTGATTTTCCATCATTATTATTAACATGGAGTTTGGGGGAAAGAAAATCATACTTTTTACTGATTTTATCTCCTTTTAAAACTTAATGCATACCATGTGAATAGATTGTAGAAGCTCTTTTCCTTCAGAAAAGAGCTTGGCTGAAGAGTGAGGTTAATTGTGTTAACCAAAAGTGACAGTAAAAAATTGAAGAGAATTTATAAGGCCCTGTTTAGGTTCAAAAGACCTATAGGAATTTCAAGATGATCAGATGGATTTCTCTGGGGGAAGGGTTTGTGTATTTCTGATGCTTACTGCTGGCAAATTAGTTCCTGCTGCCTAATGTAAGCCTGCTCTGCTTAGATGCCACTTTAAATGGCCATTTTATGCTGTAGGATGTAAACCTTTTCACTATCATTCTAATGCTGATAGTGTATTGCTGAATGATTACTGTAAATCAATGCAATTAATAGGAATGGCAAcacatgaaagaaaaagaaaaaaaacagagggtTAATGTATAGGAATGGGCAAGTGAAGGTTTTCATTGCATAGACGTAAATAACATCAATTGACAAATAACACCCCAATAAGCCTCTATTAAGGAGCAAGACTATTTTTTCCAGGGGTCATCAGTTATATGTTATAACAACATTTGGTTAAGATTTATGTAAATATGAAGAGGAATCACTGAAGGTTTTTGCTTATCTTTGAAAATCAGACTCAACCACACCTGCAGTTTTTGAAAGATATTAGAAAGGCATAAAgtaaaaacaattatttaaaatgtcAAATTTGAAAGGAATTATGCTAACAAAAGAACAGTTCAGGAAGGTACTTTATAAAGGGGAATAGAGTACAGACTATACTACTGGGTTTGGGATATATTATCTGTTTCCTGTTATCACTGCATTTTTTCTACTGATGCAATATTTTTGCATTATATCTGCACACTATATCATAAACTATGCTCATTATCTGTAGCCATTGTTCTAATCCCAATGCATTAATTATTAGATATTGACTGTATCACTTTACactgtataatttatttaatttgtatactgccttctTAGTAAGCCAGCCCAGGGTggcaaataacaataacagtcaCAATAGtaacaattaaaaattaataacattttaacattaataaccatattaaaccattttaaaaacacattccgTAAACTAGCAGCAGcaatctgttccatttaatatttctggtaaaaccTTGGAGGAGGAAAgtttctcatggcttaagtgctactcagtgcttaacatccaatcagggcagctgtcccaacCCTcactgcctcttcctccaactgtcTGTCTAGTGGCCACCTAATCATctttcgtcccccacccctgaccaccccctcctccttccatttccctctggggcttggaggttgcagatcgctgctgcatgagagctgcccctgccagtgagttccataacagctgcctgcagcctttccaggtcttgggggcagtgggaggctgtccacagagttcttccattccccccctcccaatctaacACCTGTTATATTACTAAATGCAATGGACTTGACCCCTAGTTGAAATATATTTCTAGCATGGTCTTGGTTCAGTGATgtttccttggtgtgtgtgtgtgttttagaggGTGGCCCATTGATTTGCTTTGAGTATTAATGGAGAAAAAAAGGGATAGGGCAAAttaaaatagatagatagatagatagatagacagacagacagacagacagacagacagataatatATTGTAAGTTCTAATGTGTTTTTCTTTATAATGACCATGGTCAAATAATAGACATTCTGTGATTAGTTTTTGATTGATCAATTAATCAGCATTCCATCCTAGACTGaggctatttttattatttgtttccatTTTGTGCATACAAATTCTAAACTTACCTTCTGACATTTTAGATGGCAATTAACCAAGCCTTATCATTTGATTTTTGTattaattaataaaacaaatatttgtaGTCACAATCACCTGCAGGCCTTGGCTTCCTTTCTATTTATAAtaggattaaaaataaataaatcaagttaGCAACAATTTATATTCTCTCTTTTATAAAATCTATTTGAGTGTTGAGTAAAAACATTCAAGTCACTATTAAGTGAATTTTTAACGTTCATATTAGCTAGCACAGAAGCATGATAGAACCATATGCAGAAATAAATTATCTTAATTACAAGTTTCATGATTATTTAGTTCTtcaaatacacatacacacctgCTGGCGaacagtatttatttacttatttcttcttagcctttatttattatatctgaTTACTTTGCCTTTGTCCCATTTTCATCTCACTTTTATTGTGATCATTCAGAGTGACAATAAAATCTTAAGACAATCTATCTGTGCAGCAATTATTAGATCTGAACTAAGAAGACATTACCAATGGCAGACCAGTAATTTCTAAAAACTGTCTCAAAAATTTGTATAAAGTAAGTTACCAACACTGATTGTGGttacttggggccatttcgcacagagctcaaagttgctatttggttgccgtttgtgaaagcgctacttcaagtagcgaaatgtaactagccgtgcccgtaacgcacagctgcggtttttgcggaatttggcactttcacttctcgccactttcgtaacccacaggcttccggttctccgtcttatcgctacaaaggaggtccctttttagcgcttctggcctcccgtgcccgtcaatcaaactgcaggcacacctttgacctcgaccctgaagccgaacttgtcggggttccctttttttttaaaaaacccaggaaaccccgtagcaacgcgttatcgtccaatcattggcgcccttggaacgtgttttctattgttttctaggaaccagatgcattgacatgtttgattggttaatccccgcccacagtacacgcccacaggttacctgcttatatgcacctgggcagacacgcggtcggcctcactcttttgtttgcgtagcctactgcccgcagcacaggtcaacgttgcaatggagaggcttatttttcaattgctggcttacatgctcgcggtggtccagcgcatgaatatcgccttgtcgcgtcggacgtctgctatcgcggagtaccgagaacgggtggccggaacgctgaccagcagcagaagacgttctgtaagggtaaccatggcggccaagaaacgctggcaagctctggcagaggtccggttccccagacagttctgggtggacgaacgatcctctgactggtgggagaattttgtgtggactcgctgggatgatgaccactggattgccaacttcaggatgtcgagggggacattttttgaactcgtggaggctctacgtggacgcatggagaggcaagtcactggcatgcggcgccccgttccagttgaaaaaagggtggctgccgcattgtggtacttggccacccctcagtacttccggacagtagcccagcaattcggactcggagtcactacggttggcgatatccttaaggagttctgcctcgccatggaggcggaattgttcagcaaagtcgtgtgcctcggagaccggcttggagcggtgagtgtcattctatcccctttgccctttaaattttttttcttgtttgacaggtcagcaacgaagacgcgatacaccccacgctgacatgccatggcttatattcttttctttcccttattccagagtatggacgggtttgccaggcttggattcccgcattgttttgcggccgtcgatggaagccacatccctatccgtgcccccgggggaagcataaaagagtacgggaacaggaaggacttttgctctgttctcctgcaaggaacagtggacttctccggccggtttatcgatgccgaggtggggtggagtggcaggaggcatgatgcccttgttttcagggaatccaacctcaggaaagccatggacgaaggggtctttgttccaggaaaccccaccgccaccattgagggcgtgcgtgtgccgccgttggtgctcggggacggagcctacccaatacgacgctggctcatgactccctacaagcggccaaggacagacgtgcatagccactacaacctcactcactcccgggcaaggaatgtagtggagcgtgcctttggacgtttgaagtcccggttccgttgcctgatgtcccgactacacgtgcatatagacaatgtgactccgctgatcatcgcgtgtgtcattttgcacaacatatgcgaggacaagggacataacatccccttccctgtggatgaacctgatcctgttgtccttgaggacacacaagacatccctgaagcaaggagaagaagaatctatgcagaggggtgcaaggttcgggacgccatagccacccacatctacagaaacaggaggcgtgtttaattgtttttcccactctcttgttggtgaataaagttttgtgttatttgtttaaccttgtcttgtgcggtttgtgtactttgccagcaaaaaaacggggattctctggtccaaaagcactttgacagccctaaatgctaactcccaactgaaattgacaaacacaatacggaagcgctgaatggggaaagttcggggaggcgggtagccaggaagtattggcgacccctgtcaaaccggaggatcaatccactcatgttccaaggaataattttattggtgggcagctttgatacatttaaaaaacggggtggtcgatcggagcaacgcacgttcgttccctaaccgtcattccgaagatgccgaagccacggaagggctccttctggcagcgcgccgaggctgaggcacttctggagcttgtgctacaatcaaaaagtgttggccgcctaatggccagcacccattgccacaccaagggtgcctacctggtgttggcttcaaagctgagggagaggggctacgtccggacctgggagcaggtccggacaaaattcaagcgccttaagctggacttcctaaacagtctggaacagtggggggggatcccgcagccaagtgggaggacggtcttccacgaccagatggttaaaatatgggagaaggctgggaagccccccctggacatgaggaggcatatgggtgagtgctgccctcgttgtgttttgcccttaaacatgcatggaatgactagctgcctctttcccctactgtccccaatgaaattcgagaaagtatttagatgctgtcaaccccctcagacttagccagccagtactgtagaaccactttggttatgcgcttagactctaactgtggtgtgtctacctgctgtgtttcatctctgttttgtgtgcttttaattatgatttgtctttttctttgcccagccacacaatcaccatccaagctggcaacagcacctgagcgtgaggagggggaggaagagggaccttccacctcgggacaggctgcaggtgagagttttatgcctgtgcgggagacccatgtgtgtgtacccccatggagccatatgggagcctgctgtgatgctcccatttgaagtgttattaaattctttgtttgatttctatagctgaaactgtggaggcaaggctgcgtgccatggaggccagagttacttccctggaggctcaagtggcagagctgaaaggggagattgagcagcacaggcaacagagggaggcggaagaacgtaggttatgttccccactgcccaactcatctcacactgtggctaaggccacttaaaagtgtatgcatgtaaactaaagaaatttgaaaatatgtgtggtactaatgtgtactttttctccctccccacagttaagaagaaggaggacgaagagctcttccggcgcaaagttagggggaccgtgggacggctgtgcaggagagttagggcgatggaaggggctggggaggggagcggtgggaactgagttttgtttcctgtttgtgttttggggtaggggttgggggggggggctccaagtttcattccctaatgtttttcccctgttaaatgtatacctttgttaaaaaaaaataggttttccaggggggtggggggtggtggtgctggtggggctccaagtttcattccctaatgtttttcccctgttaaaatgttgtttaaaataaaatgttattgcaaattttataacaagactccagtgtgacttcttaaactcgcacatatttaaccccacaccacactcctaaaactccttgaactaacacccctccaacctccaacccacacagcagtaccacaatatacacaatcactagagaggccgctttcagccttgcagattctacagtagggtacacagagacagagtcaaaaatataaactttattcaacaaacaacaaaacacagataacatgaaatagaaaaagtgggcaaaactaggagggggagtacttttctgctggtttaatttttctctttccgagaatagtcctccttcttgtttgggtggaggcattctgagagggagttggtggggtgggtgctggaagtggtggtgttggtgtgggtggtggtgggggggcgatttgtggagggtaggccctttccatgaccgctactgccctctccatgagtctccttatcagtcgcacctcctccacgccttcgcgtaggatttggtttgtctctctaaggactgccctcaattttctcccctcctgggcaatgagtgtgagcatggcttggtcagcggccgcggcacgccgtgactcctcatagcagtgctcaaggagcctctctcccacgcttgtcaagactgagacgcgcctcagcctgccgcgttccctcgtaagcctctcctctgctgggagcgcacctctaggtggtgggctgcctggaggcaggggtggttcctcctcctcatctgaaagaacctctgttggcaaaaaatgagaaacaaaactgttagtaacatcaaaaaagtcaaaacacaccatggtggacatggtgtccttttttgtccccgtgttttcctgccaagaatttaaacaatccccggtgagcacatggccattgtttgtttgcccatgttgtgcttttacttttgcctactttcacagcaggactctcaacaattaaaagggagcacatggttagtgcctagcgacattgtcctgcagctatggctcgaaaggaacaggtcatgcacgctcaccatcttgaatctgtatccgcctgcgccgggcaggaggtccaagcaccccaggctgttcctcctcctgtgttccgggtatgaaatctgcaaaaaaaggaaaaaaaaaagatctaggaccaaagggtggcaaagccagcttcaaagcctacaccagcaacgcagagggactctcttctttctcttagcagtgctgctgccctgcacaaacagaaaagcacaaagcagttaaaacagcccccccccctatttttactaatacttaccaatgttagttgatgcccccgaatcactatccacgtcaggtgctgctggagactctaggggccccgtccctggcaactgtgtctctgtggacaagagcagaaaatagtgaaaaatgagcaagcatacaccatgaaccacaaagcaagctcccaaagtagtgagccaaagtactgcagaaggcctatgggcgaggcatgcagcaaatattttggggctgtgggttaaacatgaccgtttaaaatactaaccacatcaagcactccacagccaaccatcttattaaatcttttaaaaattaaaattaaattataacattaaaaccgtttcaaatagtaaccacagcaagcactccacagcctaccttcttttaaaatcttttaaaaattaaattataaaattataaaattaaaaccgtttcaaatagtaaccacagcaagcactccacagcctaccttcttttaaaatcttttaaaaattaaattataaaattataaaattaaaaccgtttcaaatagtaaccacagcaagcactccacagcctaccatcttatgcgttgcaacgaacacacgagaaaacgatgcccaaacgtcagaacacacatttgctcaaaaggaaatataaaataaaaagaaaatcacttaccggaggcaaggggcgtttgctctggagcctcctctggctccccaggagcgatggcgatcaggtccagcgttaccgattccgcggctcgttgctggacggggggtggagggcgaaagctggacgaggttccctcgccgggatcctcctcagcgggtggttcctcgaccggggcagccggcttccgaaccaccttaaggctccggccgacgcgcttcggcctgccggatccttccccgtccccgtacagctggcgctgctcctcgaagtaggggcaggtaaccttttcgttgccggaacccttattatggttcacggcacgcatgtactctgccctcat from Paroedura picta isolate Pp20150507F chromosome 7, Ppicta_v3.0, whole genome shotgun sequence includes these protein-coding regions:
- the LOC143841712 gene encoding uncharacterized protein LOC143841712 — encoded protein: MVIPFNKFYLPTYQQLKAKVVFKNCDKHLDHTTVSAEVSVVRLDLQRKICGFQAVQDQKRMCYHYPELTTFDQLILNKLILDSGVERLLLPSTCPLFNPELLDSEDFGTGPKPEGSDLEPYFKRSCLTHSPKIFAACLAHRPSAVLWLTTLGACFVVHGVCLLIFHYFLLLSTETQLPGTGPLESPAAPDVDSDSGASTNIDFIPGTQEEEQPGVLGPPARRRRIQIQDEVLSDEEEEPPLPPGSPPPRGALPAEERLTRERGRLRRVSVLTSVGERLLEHCYEESRRAAAADQAMLTLIAQEGRKLRAVLRETNQILREGVEEVRLIRRLMERAVAVMERAYPPQIAPPPPPTPTPPLPAPTPPTPSQNASTQTRRRTILGKRKIKPAEKYSPS